A single region of the Mycobacterium avium subsp. avium genome encodes:
- a CDS encoding GMC family oxidoreductase, translating to MGDFWRGLLKGAVGPRDNDSRFLLDVHSRDLPGERTMRRYADDDEVDLIVVGAGAGGSVLAQRLARAGWRVVILEAGPFWHPDEDWVSDEAGSHPLYWTQKRIIGGADPIELGKNNSGRGVGGSMIHYAGYTPRFHPSDFATYTLDGVGADWPIRYEDLRHHYEQVELELPVAGQNWPWGDPHRYSFAPHPISGAAAKLWEGALKLGIEMRVGPVGIVNGTFGNRPHCIYRGYCLQGCKVNAKASPYVTHLPDALAHDVEIRANCMAARVELDGSGAARGVVYYDEAGGTERLQRAKVVAIAGYSIETPRLLLNSVSDRFPNGLGNNDYQVGRYVMVQGATQSAGRWSEEVRMYKAPPPEVTSEQFYETDSSRGFARGFSIQTVSPMPIGWAEHVLADGHWGRALREYMRDYNHWATIGVLNELLPQPDNRVTLADEKDAYGIPVARFDYTLCDNDKANMAYSTNVIGDILRAADAQDVLTIERFAHLIGGARMGTRPDNSVVDSDHRVWGVPNLFVADGSVCPTQGSANPALTIMALASRLAERLAAGKIDTAAGRRSKAAARG from the coding sequence ATGGGCGACTTCTGGCGCGGCCTGCTCAAGGGGGCCGTCGGACCCCGGGACAACGACTCCCGCTTCCTGCTCGACGTGCATTCGCGCGACCTGCCCGGCGAACGGACCATGCGCCGCTACGCCGACGACGACGAGGTCGACCTGATCGTGGTCGGCGCCGGCGCCGGCGGCTCGGTGCTGGCGCAGCGGCTGGCCCGGGCCGGCTGGCGGGTGGTGATCCTGGAAGCCGGCCCGTTCTGGCACCCCGACGAGGACTGGGTGTCCGACGAGGCCGGCTCCCATCCGCTGTACTGGACCCAGAAGCGCATCATCGGTGGCGCCGACCCGATCGAGTTGGGCAAGAACAACTCCGGGCGTGGGGTGGGCGGCTCCATGATCCACTACGCCGGCTACACCCCGCGGTTCCATCCCAGCGACTTCGCCACCTACACCCTGGACGGGGTGGGGGCCGACTGGCCGATCCGGTACGAGGACCTGCGCCACCACTACGAGCAGGTCGAACTGGAGCTGCCGGTGGCCGGGCAGAACTGGCCGTGGGGCGATCCGCATCGCTATTCCTTTGCCCCCCACCCTATTTCGGGTGCGGCCGCCAAACTGTGGGAGGGCGCGCTCAAGCTCGGCATCGAGATGCGGGTGGGGCCGGTGGGCATCGTCAACGGCACCTTCGGCAATCGCCCGCACTGCATCTATCGCGGCTACTGCCTGCAGGGCTGCAAGGTCAACGCCAAGGCCAGCCCGTACGTCACGCACCTGCCCGACGCGCTGGCGCACGACGTGGAGATCCGCGCCAACTGCATGGCCGCCCGCGTCGAACTCGACGGTAGCGGCGCCGCCCGCGGCGTGGTCTACTACGACGAGGCGGGCGGCACCGAACGGCTGCAGCGCGCCAAAGTGGTTGCCATCGCGGGGTATTCGATCGAAACGCCCCGCCTGCTGTTGAACTCGGTCAGCGACCGCTTCCCGAACGGCTTGGGCAACAACGACTACCAGGTCGGCCGTTATGTGATGGTCCAGGGCGCCACCCAGTCGGCGGGCCGGTGGTCGGAGGAGGTTCGGATGTACAAGGCGCCTCCGCCGGAGGTGACCTCCGAGCAGTTCTACGAGACCGACTCCTCGCGTGGGTTCGCCCGCGGCTTCTCCATCCAGACGGTGTCGCCGATGCCGATCGGCTGGGCCGAACATGTGCTGGCCGACGGGCACTGGGGCCGGGCGTTGCGGGAGTACATGCGCGACTACAACCACTGGGCGACCATCGGCGTGCTCAACGAGCTGTTGCCCCAGCCGGACAACCGGGTGACGCTGGCGGACGAGAAGGACGCCTACGGCATCCCGGTGGCCCGGTTCGACTACACGCTGTGCGACAACGACAAGGCCAACATGGCCTACTCCACCAACGTGATCGGCGACATCCTGCGCGCCGCCGACGCCCAGGATGTGCTCACCATCGAGCGGTTCGCCCACCTGATCGGCGGCGCCCGGATGGGTACCCGGCCGGACAACTCGGTGGTCGACTCCGATCACCGGGTGTGGGGCGTGCCGAACCTGTTTGTGGCCGACGGGTCGGTGTGCCCGACCCAGGGCTCGGCCAATCCCGCGCTGACCATCATGGCGTTGGCCTCCCGGCTGGCCGAGCGGTTGGCCGCCGGCAAGATCGACACCGCCGCCGGACGGAGGTCGAAGGCGGCGGCCCGTGGCTGA
- a CDS encoding gluconate 2-dehydrogenase subunit 3 family protein, giving the protein MADTSRPDHLPNLRDDGKPPHPSWLPRQRRGTTPQMIGRYPDFDVLETAGHWDEATRNVVLARLEPPGPLRFFGPEEEPCLRAFCDTVLAQDVEPRVPVAESVDAKLADGRLDGYQYADMPDDRDTWRLVLRGLDETASRRYGADSFAAAEPPTREAIIEEFSRGELHGGSWDNLNVKRAWSVCMRMTLSGFYSHPWAWNEIGFGGPAYPRGFMRLGGASGPAAAREPYETRGATDEDPVQVVQNGEL; this is encoded by the coding sequence ATGGCCGACACCTCTCGCCCCGACCACCTGCCCAACCTGCGCGACGACGGCAAGCCACCGCACCCGTCCTGGCTGCCCCGGCAGCGCCGCGGCACCACACCGCAGATGATCGGGCGCTACCCCGATTTCGACGTGCTCGAGACCGCCGGCCACTGGGACGAGGCCACCCGCAACGTGGTGCTGGCCCGGCTGGAACCGCCGGGGCCGCTGCGGTTTTTCGGCCCCGAGGAGGAGCCGTGCCTGCGCGCGTTCTGCGACACGGTGCTGGCCCAGGACGTCGAGCCGCGGGTGCCGGTCGCCGAGTCGGTCGACGCCAAGCTCGCCGACGGCCGCCTGGACGGCTACCAATACGCCGACATGCCCGACGACCGCGACACCTGGCGGCTTGTGCTGCGCGGGCTGGACGAGACCGCGTCGCGCCGATACGGCGCCGACTCGTTCGCCGCCGCCGAGCCGCCGACCCGGGAGGCGATCATCGAGGAATTCTCCCGGGGCGAGCTGCACGGCGGCAGCTGGGACAACCTGAACGTCAAGCGCGCATGGTCGGTGTGCATGCGAATGACGTTGTCCGGCTTCTATTCTCACCCGTGGGCGTGGAACGAGATCGGTTTCGGCGGCCCGGCCTACCCGCGCGGGTTCATGCGCCTCGGCGGTGCCTCCGGGCCGGCGGCCGCGCGGGAGCCGTACGAGACCCGCGGCGCCACCGACGAAGACCCGGTGCAGGTCGTGCAGAACGGCGAGCTGTGA
- a CDS encoding glycoside hydrolase family 15 protein: MAEQTVDAGTVFAPRVLREYALLADGERGALIGPQGDVAWMCAPRWESDALFSNLVGGGGVYAITPTDVRHVWGGYYEPGTLIWRNRWITRDGIVECREALAFPGDPERVVLLRRLVACRGTVRVRVLLAPAAEFGKHGPGRPRLDDDGVWSGRSGRLRWRWLAGCDARPVDSAGHGAGELLGCEITLDEGGRHDLVLELSERTLPKRLPDAGLAWDATAAAWQRSVPALNCTIAPRDGRHAYAVLRGLTSCGGGMVAAATLGLPERAHTNQNYDYRYAWIRDQVYAGMAAAAVGTTELLDRAVGFIGARLLEDGANLKPAYTVTGGAVPGEETLDLPGYPGGTDKVGNWVNQQFQLDVFGEALQLLAVAGAADRLDAEGWRAAQAAIRAIEKRWREPDYGVWEIQDERWTQSRLACVAGLRAVAKLAGAGPELTACASLADAILADTASESLHPHGYWQRSPRLPGVDASLLLPPVRGAVPADDPRTRATLDAVRRDLTDDGFVYRFRHDERDLGEAEGAFLLCGFMMALAEHQLGHTHCAMRWFERNRAACGPPGLFCEEYDVRQRQLRGNLPQAFAHALMLECTATLARDAVHHD, translated from the coding sequence GTGGCTGAGCAGACCGTCGATGCCGGGACCGTCTTCGCGCCCCGGGTGCTGCGCGAGTACGCGCTGCTCGCCGACGGCGAACGGGGCGCGCTGATCGGCCCGCAGGGCGACGTGGCGTGGATGTGCGCGCCGCGCTGGGAATCCGACGCCCTGTTCTCCAATCTCGTTGGGGGCGGCGGGGTTTACGCGATCACCCCGACCGACGTGCGGCACGTGTGGGGCGGCTACTACGAGCCGGGCACGCTGATCTGGCGCAACCGCTGGATCACACGCGACGGCATCGTGGAATGCCGTGAGGCGCTGGCCTTTCCGGGCGACCCGGAGCGGGTGGTGCTGCTGCGGCGCCTGGTGGCCTGCCGCGGCACGGTGCGGGTACGGGTGCTGCTGGCCCCGGCTGCCGAGTTCGGAAAGCACGGCCCCGGCCGGCCCCGGCTCGACGACGACGGGGTGTGGAGCGGACGGTCGGGCCGGTTGCGCTGGCGCTGGCTGGCCGGCTGCGACGCCCGCCCAGTCGATTCGGCCGGCCACGGCGCCGGCGAACTGCTCGGCTGCGAGATCACCCTCGACGAGGGCGGCCGGCACGACCTGGTGCTGGAGCTGTCCGAACGCACCCTGCCCAAGCGGCTCCCCGACGCCGGCCTGGCCTGGGACGCCACCGCGGCCGCCTGGCAGCGCAGCGTGCCCGCGCTGAACTGCACCATCGCGCCCCGGGACGGCCGGCACGCGTATGCGGTGCTGCGCGGGCTGACCAGCTGCGGCGGCGGCATGGTCGCCGCGGCGACGCTCGGCCTGCCCGAACGCGCGCACACCAACCAGAACTACGACTACCGCTACGCCTGGATCCGCGACCAGGTGTACGCCGGCATGGCCGCCGCCGCGGTCGGCACCACCGAATTGCTGGACCGGGCAGTGGGATTCATCGGCGCCCGGCTGCTCGAGGACGGCGCCAACCTCAAACCCGCCTACACCGTCACCGGCGGCGCCGTGCCCGGCGAAGAGACCCTCGACCTGCCCGGCTACCCCGGCGGCACCGACAAGGTCGGCAACTGGGTCAACCAGCAGTTCCAGCTCGACGTGTTCGGCGAGGCGCTGCAGCTGCTGGCGGTGGCCGGGGCCGCCGACCGGCTCGACGCCGAGGGCTGGCGCGCCGCCCAGGCCGCCATCCGGGCCATCGAAAAGCGCTGGCGCGAACCGGATTACGGGGTTTGGGAGATCCAGGACGAGCGGTGGACACAGTCCCGGCTGGCCTGCGTGGCCGGGCTGCGCGCCGTCGCAAAGCTTGCCGGCGCCGGCCCGGAGCTGACCGCGTGCGCGTCGCTGGCCGACGCGATCCTGGCCGACACCGCATCGGAAAGCCTGCACCCGCACGGCTATTGGCAGCGCAGCCCGCGGCTGCCCGGCGTCGACGCCTCGCTGCTGTTGCCGCCGGTGCGCGGCGCGGTGCCCGCCGACGACCCCCGCACCCGGGCTACCCTGGACGCCGTGCGCCGCGACCTCACCGACGACGGTTTCGTCTACCGCTTCCGGCACGACGAGCGCGACCTGGGCGAGGCGGAGGGCGCGTTCCTGCTCTGCGGGTTCATGATGGCGTTGGCCGAACATCAACTGGGCCATACCCATTGCGCGATGCGCTGGTTCGAACGCAACCGGGCGGCGTGCGGGCCGCCGGGGCTGTTCTGCGAGGAATACGACGTGCGGCAACGCCAGCTGCGCGGCAACCTGCCGCAGGCGTTCGCGCACGCGCTGATGCTGGAATGCACCGCCACCCTCGCCAGGGACGCCGTCCACCATGACTGA
- a CDS encoding SDR family oxidoreductase, whose amino-acid sequence MTQSTQTVVITGASAGIGRATAKEFGRRGANVALLARGAAGLQGAARDVEAGGGKALALPTDVADHAAVVAAADETEAAFGPIDVWVNVAFTSVFAPFSEISAEEFKRVTEVTYLGYVHGTMAALAKMRPRDRGTIVQVGSALSQRSIPLQSAYCGAKHAVNGFTESVRCELLHEGSRVRITLVQMPAVNTPQFSWVLSRLPRHPQPVPPIYQPEVAARGVLYAADHPGRKQYWVGDSTMVTLLAQKFAAPLLDRYLGRTGYDSQQTEQPVGGDRPHNLWQPLDQEPGSDHGAHGEFDDTSHAHSPQLWASQHPVISGTGALGAAGLGAWLAARARRWTR is encoded by the coding sequence ATGACACAGTCCACCCAGACGGTGGTGATCACCGGGGCCAGCGCCGGGATCGGGCGGGCCACCGCGAAGGAGTTCGGCCGGCGCGGCGCGAACGTCGCCCTGCTGGCCCGCGGCGCCGCCGGGCTGCAGGGCGCGGCCCGCGACGTGGAGGCCGGCGGCGGCAAGGCGCTGGCCCTGCCGACCGATGTTGCCGACCACGCGGCCGTCGTCGCCGCCGCCGACGAGACCGAGGCCGCCTTCGGCCCCATCGACGTGTGGGTCAACGTCGCCTTCACCTCGGTGTTCGCCCCGTTCAGCGAGATCAGCGCCGAGGAGTTCAAGCGGGTGACCGAGGTGACCTACCTCGGTTATGTGCACGGCACCATGGCGGCGCTGGCCAAGATGCGGCCCCGCGACCGCGGCACCATCGTGCAGGTCGGCTCCGCGCTCAGCCAGCGGTCGATCCCGCTGCAGTCGGCCTACTGCGGCGCCAAACACGCCGTCAACGGGTTCACCGAATCGGTGCGCTGCGAACTGCTGCACGAGGGCTCGCGGGTGCGGATCACCCTGGTGCAGATGCCCGCCGTCAACACCCCGCAGTTCTCCTGGGTGCTGTCCCGGCTGCCCCGTCATCCGCAACCGGTGCCGCCGATCTACCAGCCCGAGGTCGCCGCCCGCGGCGTGCTGTACGCCGCCGATCATCCAGGGCGCAAACAGTATTGGGTCGGGGATTCCACCATGGTGACGCTGCTCGCGCAGAAGTTCGCGGCGCCGTTGCTGGACCGCTACCTCGGCCGCACCGGGTACGACTCGCAGCAGACCGAGCAGCCCGTCGGCGGCGACCGGCCGCACAACCTCTGGCAGCCGCTGGATCAGGAGCCGGGCAGCGATCACGGCGCCCACGGCGAATTCGACGACACGTCGCACGCCCACAGCCCGCAGCTGTGGGCCTCCCAACATCCGGTAATCAGCGGCACCGGCGCGCTCGGCGCCGCCGGGCTGGGCGCCTGGCTGGCGGCGCGGGCCCGCCGGTGGACGCGATGA
- a CDS encoding Trm112 family protein, which produces MIDEALLNILVCPADRGPLVLVGQELLYNPRLRRAYRIEDGIPVLLIDEARDVDDEEHARLMAQGRPADPR; this is translated from the coding sequence ATGATCGACGAGGCGCTGCTGAACATCCTGGTGTGCCCGGCCGACCGGGGGCCGCTCGTGCTGGTGGGCCAGGAGCTGCTGTACAACCCGCGGCTGCGGCGCGCCTACCGCATCGAGGACGGCATCCCGGTGTTGCTCATCGACGAGGCCCGCGACGTCGACGACGAGGAGCACGCCCGGCTCATGGCGCAAGGCCGTCCGGCAGATCCCCGGTGA
- a CDS encoding IS110-like element IS901 family transposase, which yields MAEPDRVWVGIDVGKSTHHACAIDDTGKVVWSKKIPNEQAAIEDLIAQGGRIANHVVWAIDLTSPPAALLIAVLLSAKAEVVYVPGRTVNTMSHAFRGEGKTDAKDARVIAETARHRRDLSPVVPGEDLVAELRSLTAYRSDLMADWVRGVNRLRSMLTAIFPALEAAFDYSTRAPLILVSAMCTPGEIRSAKRAGVIKHLRKNRAWPNNIDTIADKALAAAAGQIITLPGEAGTAALIKQLAARLLDLDRQIKDIDKQITNKFREHPSAAIIESMPGMGPHLGAEFLVITGGNMAAFTNPGRLASFAGLVPVPRDSGRITGNLHRPKRYNRRLRRVFYLAALSSLKIEGPSRAFYDRKRSENHIHTQALLALARRHVDVLWALLRDNRTWQPQQPTVAAA from the coding sequence ATGGCCGAACCCGACCGAGTGTGGGTGGGTATCGACGTCGGTAAGTCCACTCATCATGCGTGCGCGATCGATGACACCGGAAAGGTGGTGTGGTCGAAGAAAATCCCGAACGAACAGGCCGCGATCGAAGACCTGATCGCCCAGGGCGGCCGGATTGCTAACCACGTGGTGTGGGCGATCGATTTGACCTCGCCGCCGGCGGCGCTGCTGATCGCCGTACTGCTGAGCGCGAAAGCCGAGGTGGTGTATGTGCCGGGCCGCACGGTTAACACGATGAGTCATGCGTTCCGCGGCGAAGGCAAGACCGACGCCAAAGACGCGCGGGTAATCGCCGAAACCGCTCGGCACCGACGAGATCTGTCCCCGGTCGTACCCGGCGAAGACCTGGTTGCCGAATTGCGGTCGCTGACCGCATACCGGTCGGATCTGATGGCTGACTGGGTGCGAGGCGTGAACCGGCTGCGCTCGATGCTCACCGCCATCTTCCCTGCTCTGGAAGCTGCGTTCGACTACTCCACCCGCGCGCCGTTGATCCTGGTATCCGCTATGTGCACTCCGGGCGAAATCCGGTCGGCAAAAAGAGCTGGCGTGATCAAGCACCTTCGGAAAAACCGGGCATGGCCCAACAACATCGACACGATCGCCGACAAGGCGCTCGCCGCGGCAGCAGGCCAGATAATCACCCTTCCCGGCGAAGCCGGAACCGCCGCGCTCATCAAGCAACTCGCAGCACGGCTGCTGGACTTGGATCGGCAGATCAAGGACATCGATAAGCAAATCACCAACAAATTTCGTGAGCATCCCAGCGCCGCCATCATCGAGTCGATGCCCGGCATGGGGCCACACCTGGGCGCTGAGTTCCTCGTAATCACCGGCGGCAACATGGCCGCCTTCACCAACCCCGGCCGACTGGCATCGTTCGCCGGATTGGTACCCGTCCCACGCGATTCCGGCCGTATCACCGGCAATCTGCATCGGCCCAAGCGCTACAACCGGCGCCTGCGCCGCGTGTTCTACCTCGCCGCCCTGTCCAGCCTCAAGATCGAAGGTCCCTCGCGGGCTTTCTACGACCGCAAACGATCCGAGAACCATATCCACACCCAGGCCCTGCTTGCCCTGGCACGCCGCCACGTCGACGTCCTGTGGGCACTGCTGCGCGACAACAGAACCTGGCAACCCCAGCAACCAACCGTGGCAGCTGCCTGA
- a CDS encoding enolase C-terminal domain-like protein yields MTPDPAIDEVTARVYQIPTDAPEADGTLSWSSTTLVLAEVAAGGRRGIGYTYADGACAALITGALAGSVTGHSALDVPARWQAMVRAMRNNGRPGLVSCAISAVDTALWDLKGKLLGLPVCRLLGMAHDSVPIYGSGGFTSYDDNATRAQLERWVHEWRIPRVKIKIGESWGSHERRDLDRIALARTVIGPDTELYVDANGGYRRKQAIRMAHAMAGHDVTWFEEPVSSDDLAGLREVRDQVSADVTAGEYGYDLAYFHRMLAADAVDCLQIDVTRCGGITDWLRAAAVAAAHNVDVSGHCAPNLHAHVATAVASLRHLEYFHDHHRIEQMFFDGALSPQGGVLRPDQHRPGFGLEFKHRDADRYRVR; encoded by the coding sequence ATGACGCCCGACCCGGCCATCGACGAGGTGACCGCGCGGGTTTACCAAATCCCCACCGACGCACCGGAAGCCGACGGCACCCTGTCCTGGTCGTCGACCACGCTGGTGCTGGCCGAGGTGGCCGCCGGCGGGCGGCGCGGCATCGGCTACACCTACGCCGACGGCGCCTGCGCCGCGCTGATCACCGGGGCGCTCGCCGGCTCGGTCACCGGACACAGCGCGCTGGACGTCCCGGCGCGCTGGCAGGCGATGGTCCGCGCGATGCGCAACAACGGGCGGCCCGGCCTGGTGTCCTGCGCGATCTCCGCGGTGGACACCGCGCTGTGGGACCTCAAGGGAAAGCTGTTGGGCCTGCCGGTGTGCCGGCTGCTCGGCATGGCGCACGACTCGGTGCCGATCTACGGCAGCGGCGGTTTCACCAGCTACGACGACAACGCCACCCGCGCCCAGCTGGAACGCTGGGTGCACGAGTGGCGGATCCCGCGCGTCAAGATCAAGATCGGCGAGTCCTGGGGGTCGCACGAGCGCCGCGATCTCGATCGAATTGCCCTGGCCCGCACCGTGATCGGGCCCGACACCGAACTGTATGTGGACGCCAACGGCGGCTACCGGCGCAAGCAGGCGATCCGGATGGCCCACGCCATGGCCGGGCACGACGTCACCTGGTTCGAGGAGCCGGTCTCCTCCGACGACCTGGCCGGGCTGCGGGAGGTGCGCGACCAGGTGAGCGCCGACGTCACCGCCGGCGAGTACGGGTACGACCTGGCCTACTTTCACCGGATGCTCGCCGCCGACGCGGTCGACTGCCTGCAGATCGACGTCACCCGGTGCGGCGGCATCACCGACTGGCTGCGGGCGGCGGCCGTGGCGGCCGCCCACAACGTCGACGTCTCCGGTCACTGCGCGCCCAACCTGCACGCCCACGTCGCCACCGCCGTCGCCAGCCTGCGGCACCTGGAGTACTTCCACGACCACCACCGCATCGAGCAGATGTTCTTCGACGGCGCGCTGTCGCCGCAAGGCGGCGTGCTGCGGCCCGATCAACACCGGCCCGGATTCGGGCTGGAGTTCAAACACCGCGACGCCGACCGGTACCGGGTGCGCTGA
- a CDS encoding acyl-CoA synthetase, whose protein sequence is MCHDVQAVKTQGAAVDLNLSMVTRPVGRLIATAQNGLEVLRLGGLETGTVASPSQIVESVPMYKLRRYFPPDSRPGQPPVGPPVLMVHPMMMSADMWDVTRDEGAVGILHAHGLDPWVIDFGEPDKVEGGMRRTLTDHIVALSQAIDTVKDVTGADIHLVGYSQGGMWCYQVAAYRRSKSLASIVTFGSPVDTLAALPMGIPANFAAPAANFMADHVFSRLAIPSWMARTGFQMLDPLKTAKARVDFLRQLHDREALLPREQQRRFLEREGWIAWSGPAISELLKQFIAHNRMMTGGFAVNGQMVTLTDITCPVLAFVGEVDDIGQPASVRGIRRAAPDAEVYECTIRTGHFGLVVGSKAAQHSWPTVAAWVKWLSTGGDKPTGIDPMADQPAEHTDSGVALSSRIAHELGEASEAAIGLVRGAANAVVTANKSVRTLAVETARTLPRLVRLGQINDHTRISLGRIIEEQAHDAPQGEFLLFDGRVHTYEAVNRRINNVVRGLIEVGVRQGDRVGVLMETRPSALVAIAALSRLGAIAVVMRPDADLAASVRLGGATEILTDPTNLESVLASDRQLLRQVLVLGGGEARDLHLPEDSAEQPYVIDMEKIDPDAVELPGWYRPNPGLARDLAFIAFSAAGGELVAKQITNYRWAVSAFGTASTAALDRRDTVYCLTPLHHESALLVSLGGAVVGGTRIALSRGLDRDRFVQEVRQYGVTVVSYTWAMLREIVDDPAFVLHGNHPVRLFIGSGMPTGLWGRVVEAFAPAHVVEFFATTDGQAVLANVSGAKVGSKGRPLPGAGRIELGAYDTEHDLILENDRGFVQIAEPHQVGVLLAASNGPIDPSASVKRGVFAAGDTWISTEYLFYRDDDGDYWLAGRRGSVVHTPRGVVYAEPVTDALGCINGVDLAVTYNVPVGGHEVAVSAVTLLPGASITAADLTEACAKIPIGLGPDIVCVVPEMNLSATYRPTVSALRAAGIPKAGRQVWYFDAESGQYRRLTPAARAELSGGRS, encoded by the coding sequence ATGTGCCATGATGTGCAAGCTGTCAAGACTCAGGGAGCGGCGGTGGATCTCAATTTGTCGATGGTCACGCGACCGGTCGGGCGGCTGATCGCCACGGCGCAGAACGGGCTGGAGGTCTTGCGACTGGGGGGATTGGAAACCGGCACGGTCGCGTCGCCGTCGCAGATCGTCGAGAGCGTGCCGATGTACAAGCTTCGGCGCTACTTCCCGCCGGACAGCCGGCCCGGCCAGCCGCCGGTCGGCCCGCCGGTGCTGATGGTGCACCCGATGATGATGTCGGCCGACATGTGGGACGTCACCCGCGACGAGGGGGCGGTGGGGATCCTGCACGCGCACGGGCTCGATCCCTGGGTGATCGACTTCGGCGAACCGGACAAGGTGGAGGGCGGGATGCGCCGCACCCTCACCGACCACATCGTCGCGCTCAGCCAGGCCATCGACACCGTCAAGGACGTCACCGGCGCCGACATCCACCTGGTCGGCTACTCGCAGGGCGGCATGTGGTGCTACCAGGTGGCCGCCTACCGGCGGTCGAAGAGCCTGGCCAGCATCGTCACGTTCGGTTCGCCGGTGGACACCCTGGCCGCCCTGCCGATGGGCATCCCGGCCAACTTCGCCGCGCCCGCGGCCAACTTCATGGCCGACCACGTGTTCAGCCGGCTGGCCATCCCCAGCTGGATGGCGCGCACGGGCTTTCAGATGCTCGACCCGCTCAAAACCGCCAAGGCGCGGGTGGACTTCCTGCGCCAGCTGCACGACCGGGAGGCGCTGCTGCCGCGCGAGCAGCAGCGCCGGTTCCTCGAGCGCGAGGGATGGATCGCCTGGTCCGGCCCCGCGATCTCCGAGCTGCTCAAGCAGTTCATCGCCCACAACCGGATGATGACCGGCGGGTTCGCCGTCAACGGCCAGATGGTCACCCTCACCGACATCACCTGTCCGGTGCTGGCCTTCGTCGGCGAGGTCGACGACATCGGGCAGCCGGCCTCGGTGCGCGGCATCCGGCGCGCGGCTCCGGACGCCGAGGTCTACGAATGCACCATCCGCACCGGCCACTTCGGCCTGGTGGTCGGCTCCAAGGCCGCCCAGCACAGCTGGCCGACCGTGGCCGCGTGGGTGAAATGGCTGTCCACCGGCGGTGACAAACCGACCGGCATCGACCCGATGGCGGACCAGCCGGCCGAGCACACCGACAGCGGGGTGGCCCTGAGCTCGCGAATCGCGCACGAGCTGGGGGAGGCCTCTGAGGCGGCGATCGGGCTGGTGCGCGGCGCGGCCAACGCGGTCGTCACCGCCAACAAGTCGGTGCGCACCCTGGCCGTCGAGACCGCCCGCACCCTGCCCCGGCTGGTCCGGTTGGGCCAGATCAACGACCACACCCGGATCTCGCTGGGCCGCATCATCGAGGAGCAGGCCCACGACGCCCCGCAGGGCGAATTCCTGCTGTTCGACGGGCGGGTGCACACCTACGAGGCCGTCAACCGGCGCATCAACAACGTCGTGCGTGGCCTGATCGAGGTGGGGGTGCGCCAGGGCGACCGGGTCGGTGTGCTGATGGAGACGCGGCCCAGCGCGCTGGTGGCCATCGCCGCGCTGTCCCGGCTCGGCGCCATCGCGGTGGTGATGCGGCCCGACGCCGACCTGGCCGCCTCGGTCCGGCTCGGGGGCGCCACCGAGATCCTGACCGACCCCACCAACCTCGAGTCGGTGCTGGCCTCGGACCGGCAGCTGCTGCGGCAGGTGCTGGTGCTCGGCGGCGGCGAGGCGCGGGACCTGCACCTGCCCGAGGACTCCGCCGAGCAGCCGTACGTCATCGACATGGAGAAGATCGACCCGGACGCGGTCGAGCTGCCCGGCTGGTACCGGCCCAACCCGGGGCTGGCTCGGGATCTGGCGTTCATCGCGTTCAGCGCCGCCGGCGGCGAGCTGGTGGCCAAGCAGATCACCAACTACCGCTGGGCGGTGTCGGCGTTCGGCACCGCGTCGACGGCCGCGCTGGACCGCCGCGACACCGTGTACTGCCTGACGCCGCTGCACCACGAGTCGGCGCTGCTGGTCAGCCTGGGCGGCGCGGTGGTCGGCGGCACCCGCATCGCGCTGTCGCGCGGCCTGGACCGGGACCGCTTCGTGCAGGAGGTGCGCCAGTACGGCGTCACCGTGGTGTCCTACACCTGGGCCATGCTCCGCGAGATCGTCGACGATCCCGCGTTCGTGTTGCACGGCAACCACCCGGTGCGGCTGTTCATCGGCTCCGGCATGCCGACCGGGCTGTGGGGGCGCGTGGTCGAGGCGTTCGCGCCGGCCCACGTCGTCGAGTTCTTCGCCACCACCGACGGGCAGGCGGTGCTGGCCAACGTCTCCGGCGCCAAGGTGGGCAGCAAGGGCCGGCCGCTGCCCGGCGCCGGGCGCATCGAGCTGGGCGCCTACGACACCGAACACGACCTGATCCTGGAGAACGACCGGGGCTTCGTGCAGATCGCCGAACCCCACCAGGTGGGGGTGCTGCTGGCCGCCTCCAACGGCCCGATCGACCCCAGCGCCTCGGTCAAACGCGGCGTGTTCGCCGCCGGCGACACCTGGATATCGACCGAGTACCTGTTCTACCGCGACGACGACGGCGACTACTGGCTGGCCGGTCGGCGCGGGTCGGTGGTGCACACCCCGCGCGGCGTGGTCTACGCCGAGCCGGTCACCGACGCGCTCGGGTGCATCAACGGCGTCGACCTGGCGGTGACCTACAACGTGCCGGTGGGCGGGCACGAGGTGGCGGTGTCGGCGGTGACGCTGCTGCCGGGCGCCTCCATCACCGCGGCCGACCTGACCGAGGCCTGCGCCAAGATCCCGATCGGTCTGGGCCCCGACATCGTGTGCGTGGTGCCGGAAATGAACCTCAGCGCGACGTACCGCCCGACCGTCAGCGCGCTGCGGGCCGCCGGGATCCCGAAGGCGGGACGCCAGGTCTGGTATTTCGACGCCGAATCCGGGCAGTACCGCCGGCTGACGCCCGCCGCGCGCGCCGAGCTGAGCGGCGGCCGGTCATGA